The Camelina sativa cultivar DH55 chromosome 16, Cs, whole genome shotgun sequence sequence taagatgttttagccaAAGCACGCATAATAagaaatgtttactttttaaaagtttaaccaatcagaaacaagactgcataaaataaataataaaaaatataaaagtagtcTAAAAGTTAcctcaaaaattgaaaacatcttatattatgaaacaaacaaaaacctctaaaacatcatatattatgaaacggaaggagtatatgtaatattctaatatttggGTTCAATTTATAGTTTATACATGTTTATAGATTTTACCTGAAAAGTGTGCCTTGTAACAGCATCAATCAAATTGTAACCTCTTCTCTTGGCTATGTTCCATGTGCCTGACCCGTATCTGATTATAATTATAAGCATCTTCAATAAATCTAGCAAACAAATCTGATAGATCGAGCGTGATAGTGATAGCTAGATATCAAAGAACTTATAATTAGGCTAAATTATTACCCAACAACATATGCGCTAGTGCCGTCCAGGTGCCAAGATTGAATAGATCTCTCGTTGTTCTGGAACACGAACTCGACATACTCATGAAGAGCCACATCAAAGACAGAAGTTCCAAGAATGGAGGGTCCTGGTGTAGGAATGTTCATAATGGTCCTAAAGTTAAACACCCCGGGAATATTGAACCAGTCGGCTAATTTCAAAGGAGTTGCTGGGTTAACGTACGACACACGGTTCACTGTGTACCGGAGTTTCCCATTGATCCTCGCTCTTCCGTTGGCTAAAACAAAAGTTCGATTTATCGGTATGGTACCATAGTGAAAGGATCCTTGTGGATTTGGCCTTGCTGCATTCGCCGTCAAATTTAACCTATATCAATTGACCTTCAAATTAGGTGCTGCCATAAAGTTGCTCAACTCAGTTTTGTGTGACCAAATTAAATAGTATAAATTACCTGATGGTTCTTGCTTGTTTCATGGACCAATGGATATGGTAAGTAGGATCCATGGGGAGGGGATGAGATGGTCTGATTTTGGAGCCTTGGTAACTGAGGATTCCTGTGGTGGTCAGTACCGGTTTGGTAAATCGTGTTGAAGCCACAATGAAGTAGTCCTTAACTGGAGCTTTCAGTGTGACCAGCACGGTGACAGACTGGCCAACGTGTATGTCAAGTGACTCATATACCTCTTGCAAAGTGTGAGAGCCTTCTACTTCGACGAGAGTCATCATGTGTCCTTGAATCCTAAAGTTAATTGATGTCGATATCCCGACATTTGATACCCGAAACCTATATATCTTGCCTttacaaacacataaaacatGATATCAATAAATAGTACAAATTAAGAGCCGAGAGTTGAATTAAGGAGACAAATGGATCTTTGGTTATGAGGATTTACCATGTTGACCTGTAAAGACTAAACCTCTAGAGGCACCATTGATGAGAAGGCCGTCCGGAAGAGGAAGAGCACGACCTGAGTCAAGCCTCCTTCGCAGTTCCTATCAAAAACAACAACGAGGCACATATATTCAGATGCTGCGCTTAGTTAAGCCCTAAAAGAAATTTGGTTACTTGGGAAGTTAAATCTTGTATTCTACTAGTACCTT is a genomic window containing:
- the LOC104751998 gene encoding L-ascorbate oxidase homolog; the protein is MTKQKNLLLVGFLLAYCFSSVFMVNAEDPYLFFTWTVTYGTRSPLGVPQQVILINGQFPGPAIEGVTNNNIVVNVINKLDEPFLITWNGIKQRKMSWQDGVLGTNCPIQPNSNWTYHFQLKDQIGTYTYFASTSMHRASGAFGALNVNQRSVIFVPYPKPDADFTLLVSDWYKMGHKELRRRLDSGRALPLPDGLLINGASRGLVFTGQHGKIYRFRVSNVGISTSINFRIQGHMMTLVEVEGSHTLQEVYESLDIHVGQSVTVLVTLKAPVKDYFIVASTRFTKPVLTTTGILSYQGSKIRPSHPLPMDPTYHIHWSMKQARTIRLNLTANAARPNPQGSFHYGTIPINRTFVLANGRARINGKLRYTVNRVSYVNPATPLKLADWFNIPGVFNFRTIMNIPTPGPSILGTSVFDVALHEYVEFVFQNNERSIQSWHLDGTSAYVVGYGSGTWNIAKRRGYNLIDAVTRHTFQVYPMSWTSILVSLDNKGMWNLRSQIWSRRYLGQELYVRVWNDEKSLYTESEPPANALFCGKAKRPRF